The following proteins are encoded in a genomic region of Brachypodium distachyon strain Bd21 chromosome 1, Brachypodium_distachyon_v3.0, whole genome shotgun sequence:
- the LOC100837523 gene encoding serine carboxypeptidase-like yields the protein MAPTGQCQALLLLLLAAAAAVSAVDEAFLRHPSFASSARPLAQKTPRSAGAELIRALNLHPRDSLPRRSGSGDALPAGTLVERPIHLASLVAGTDDAGDTSVSNLGHHAGYYRLANTHDARLFYFFFESRRHKKEDPVVIWLTGGPGCSSELALFYENGPFHIADNMSLLWNDFGWDKESNLIYVDQPTGTGFSYSSDSRDTRHNEASVSNDLYEFLQAFFKEHLEYAENDFYITGESYAGHYIPAFATRVHQGNKKKQGIHINLKGFAIGNGLTDPAIQYKAYTDYALDMGLITQSEFNKINKIVPTCEFAIKLCGTSGTVSCFAAYVVCNTIFSSIRLIIGSKNYYDIRKPCVGSLCYDFSNLEKFLNLKSVRQSLGVGDIEFVSCSPTVYQAMLLDWMRNLEVGIPELLESDIKVLIYAGEYDLICNWLGNSRWVNSMEWSGKKAFVSSTEEPFTVDGKEAGVLKSYGPLSFLKVHDSGHMVPMDQPKAALEMLSRWISGNLSDASSSSQQLDFAM from the exons ATGGCGCCCACTGGTCAGTGTCAAGCCCTcttgctcctgctcctcgctgctgccgccgccgtctcggcGGTGGACGAGGCCTTCCTCCGCCACCCCTCCTTCGCCTCCTCCGCGCGGCCCCTCGCCCAGAAGACCCCCCGCTCCGCCGGCGCAGAACTCATCCGCGCCCTCAACCTCCACCCTCGGGACTCTCTGCCCCGCcgctccggcagcggcgatGCCCTCCCGGCTGGAACCCTTGTGGAGAGGCCCATCCACCTCGCGTCCCTGGTGGCCGGGACcgacgacgccggcgacaCGTCGGTGAGCAACCTCGGCCACCACGCCGGGTACTACCGCCTCGCCAACACCCATGACGCCAG GTTGTTCTACTTCTTCTTCGAGTCCAGGCGCCACAAGAAGGAGGATCCCGTGGTGATCTGGCTCACGGGTGGGCCCGGCTGCAGCAGCGAGCTCGCGCTCTTCTACGAGAATGGCCCCTTTCACATTGCAGACAACATGTCGCTCCTCTGGAATGATTTTGGCTGGGACAAG GAATCCAACCTTATCTATGTTGATCAGCCAACTGGGACTGGGTTCAGCTACAGCTCTGATTCGCGTGATACCCGCCATAATGAAGCGAGCGTTAGCAATGACCTGTATGAATTCCTGCAG GCCTTTTTCAAGGAGCACCTGGAGTATGCtgaaaatgatttttatatAACTGGGGAATCATATGCTGGGCACTACATTCCTGCCTTTGCAACTCGTGTGCACCAGGGTAACAAGAAGAAACAGGGCATTCACATCAATTTGAAG ggTTTTGCAATTGGCAATGGACTAACAGATCCAGCGATACAGTATAAGGCATACACTGATTATGCATTGGATATGGGCTTAATCACACAATCAGAATTTAACAAGATTAATAAAATAGTTCCTACTTGTGAATTTGCTATCAAGCTTTGTG GTACCTCTGGCACTGTATCTTGCTTTGCCGCATATGTTGTTTGCAATACAATATTCAGTTCCATCAGGTTGATAATCGGGAGCAAAAAT TATTATGACATCAGGAAGCCATGTGTGGGGAGCCTATGCTATGATTTCTCTAATTTGGAAAAGTTTCTCAATCTGAAATCTGTCAGACAGAGCCTGGGAGTTGGAGACATAGAGTTTGTTTCATGCAGCCCGACTGTCTACCAGGCTATGCTCTTAGATTGGATGAGGAACCTTGAAGTTGGAATCCCTGAACTCCTTGAGAGCGACATCAAAGTGCTGATTTATGCTGGAGAGTATGATCTCATATGCAATTGGCTAG GAAACTCAAGATGGGTAAACTCTATGGAATGGTCTGGAAAGAAAGCATTTGTGTCCTCAACTGAGGAGCCGTTCACAGTTGATGGAAAAGAAGCCGGTGTTCTAAAAAGCTATGGTCCTTTGAGTTTCTTGAAG GTCCATGATTCTGGTCACATGGTACCGATGGACCAGCCAAAGGCCGCCTTGGAGATGCTCAGTAGGTGGATTTCAGGAAACCTTTCGGACGCATCTTCGAGCTCTCAGCAACTTGATTTTGCCATGTAA